In one window of Haemorhous mexicanus isolate bHaeMex1 chromosome 31, bHaeMex1.pri, whole genome shotgun sequence DNA:
- the RFX5 gene encoding DNA-binding protein RFX5 isoform X3: MADEELGTRATRKGPLSARGGATESSTLLQELRGNISKSVQSKVDSILVSVPLECWAAGQGTPSSAGQPRFSGSPRGIHLLLLVPGAQQDVQKFSDSDKLYLYLQLPSGPSLGEKSSSSLELSALGTAEHMHACSWIRNHLEEHTDTCLPKQDVYDAYKRYCDNLGCRPLSTANFGKIIREIFPNIKARRLGGRGQSKYCYGGIRRKTVVSLPPLPSLDLKVTETQAELAELAQSYSSEVTEAACALTCDWAEKILRRSFNNIVEVAQFLLQQHIISPRSAHADLLMAMVLSENTDKPPQDPRPPAAPKKNGLDAPDGSQEQAKKDAVAKGPAQPRPEKKKPPEAARAASSPQVNALVARLPLLLPRIPPPERPPGPGAAPARPAPPVLVPRLGGTVKVALPLPVGAALAPPAAIPVLNVLLPGVGVPAAETPGGGARAGGDSEGQRGRATKRALEGAGDGAAHKRRRGRPRKRPGDAAMSPEDAEVPRGEEGGDSPPGASPGAGSATVPAGDRGVAGDAAEDAGDSMEVDSDTVTGGDSPVSGTASVPLSDSSVGGSATVRLGDNGTASIPLSDSPVNGTASVPLSDSSVSVSVSVPLSDSSVNGSATVPLGDNGTASIPLSDSPVNGNATVPLIDSSVSGSASVPVRDNGTASVPLSDSSVNGNATVPLGDNGTASIPLSDSPVNGSATVPLSDSPVNGSATVPLSDSSVSGTASVPFGDNGSATVPLSDSLVNGSATVPLGDSLVSGSATIPLSDSPVSGSGTTPLGDNLAGGSATAALGDNLVSDSIPGGGSASVPLGDSSVSVSATVPPRDSPVSVSATVPPRDSPVGGSATVPPRDSPVGGSATVPPRDSPVGGSASFPSGGSPGGGSATIPVSDKPVPGSATVPVKDSSAMANDTGDRPVTGTATSPAEDSPARASDTGDRPVTASATSPARDSPARASDTGDRPVTASATSPAEDSPARASDTGDRPVTGSATSPARDSPTRVSDIGDRPVTGSATSPAEDSPARASDTGDRPVTASATSPAEDSPARASDTGDRPVTGSATTEDRPVTSSATVPVRDSPSTTSGTAGDRPVTRSATIPSRDSPAGGSATVPVKATPSRGSATMGDKPVSGSATVPVRDKPVPGSATVPCKDSPSRDSGTGDKPDTGSATVPRKDIPSRDGGTGDRLVTRGSATVPTAGGSATDPVKEGSCRGSATTGDSLAGSSGTVPVQDSSPRAGATTGDRPVTRSATVPVKDSPAGGSATAPVKDNRGRGSATTGDSSSRGSATVPVRDSSPRGSATTGDSSSRGSATVPVRDSSPRGSATTGDRPVTRSATIPSRDSPAGGSATVPVKDSSPRASATGDRPASGSATLPVRDSRSRASGTAGDRPVTRSATIPNRDSPAGGSATVPVKDKPVTGSATVPVRDSSSQASATVPRQDSSPRASGTAGDRPVTRSASVPVRDSPAGGSATVPVMATPSRGCATTGDRPVSGSATVPVRDKPVPGSATVPRRDSSPRATGSGDKPVAGSGTVPIRDSSSRSSATTGDRLSRGSGGVPVWDRSPRDSGSGDRPGRGSATIPIRDSGSGDRPGRSNATVPVRDRPGRGSGSVPVRDRSPRDSGTGDRPGRGSATIRDRLVRGSATVPIRDSSDGGSATVPVKDRSAGARGSTGDRSVRGSATVPGKDSSARGTAGDRPVPGSATPGDRPGRGSATIPVKDSSSRTSDTGDRPVSGRAIIPVRDSAARGSATPGDSSVLGSATPGDRLGRASATVPIRGSPARGSVTPGDRSVKGSATVPVRDKPVSGNATIAVRDSSPRATAVGDRPVRSSATTGDRLGRGSATTGDRPVRSSATTGDRPGSGSATTGDRPVRNSATTGDRPGSGSATTGDRLGRGSATTGDRLGRGSATTGDRPVRSSATTGDRPGSGSATIPVRDRSPRDSGSGDRPGRGSATVPIRDRSPRDNGSGDRPGRGSATTGDRPVTGSGSVPIRDRSPRASGSGVRLVRDSATMPIRDRSPRAPDTGDRPGSRSATVPARDSPAGGSGTVRDVPVSGSATVPIRDGDSPSRGTATVPVEDRPVSGGGTVGDRLVTDSGTPPGRDCPSRDSGTPGDRPVPGSATVPVRDSLSRGTATIVDMPVTGSATVPVGDSPFWARGTAGDSAGAGSATLPARDCPSRGTATIVDALVTLSGTVMDRRILGSVTVPVRASLARGTATIVDTPVFVSATVLVGDSIPRVTATIVESRVPGHAILPLGDTLACGSATVPVRECPSGDSATVPGGDWPGRDSATVPIRECSSRDSATDPERDGPGRDSATDPERDGPGRDSATDPDRDGPGRDSATVPIRECSSRDSATVPDRDGPGRDSATVPLGAGSLGGSATIPVRDCPSRGSGSLGDRPVPPVRVSVIRDGRTGTRVAPEALAQRGHSRAGSPPGDTQGQPCSGHRERQTRAGTGMGSPPSHQ; this comes from the exons ATGGCTGACGAGGAGCTGGGGACCAGAGCTACCAGGAAGGGCCCTCTGTCAGCCCGGGGCGGTGCCACCGAGTCCAGCAcgctgctccaggagctccggGGCAACATCTC CAAATCTGTGCAGAGCAAGGTGGACTCCATCCTGGTGAGTGTTCCCCTGGaatgctgggctgcagggcagggcactcccagctctgctggccagcCCCGTTTCTCGGGCTCACCCCGCGGGatccatctccttctccttgtcCCCGGAGCGCAGCAGGACGTGCAGAAGTTCTCGGACAGTGACAAACTCTACCTGTACCTGCAGCTGCCCTCGGGGCCCAGCCTGGGCGAGAAGAG cagctcctcgcTGGAGCTGAGCGCGCTGGGCACGGCCGAGCACATGCACGCCTGCAGCTGGATCCGCAACCACCTGGAGGAGCACACGGACACCTGCCTGCCCAAGCAGGATGTCTACGACGCCTACAA GCGCTACTGTGACAACCTGGGCTGCCGCCCGCTGAGCACGGCCAACTTCGGCAAGATCATCCGCGAGATCTTCCCAAACATCAAAGCCCGGCGCCTGGGGGGCCGTGGGCAATCCAA GTACTGCTACGGTGGGATCCGGAGGAAGACCGTGGTCagccttcctcccctgcccagcctggaccTCAAAGTGACCGAGACC caggcGGAGCTGGCCGAGCTGGCGCAGTCCTACAGCAGCGAGGTGACCGAGGCCGCGTGCGCCCTGACGTGTGACTGGGCCGAGAAGATCCTGCGGCGCTCCTTCAACAACATCGTGGAGGTGGcgcagttcctgctgcagcagcacatcaTCAGCCCCCGCTCGGCCCACGCCGACCTGCTCATGGCCATGGTGCTCTCAg AAAACACGGACAAGCCCCCGCAGGACCCCCGGCCACCCGCAGCCCCCAAGAAGAACGGCCTGGACGCCCCGGACggcagccaggagcag GCCAAGAAGGACGCTGTCGCCAAGGGCCCCGCGCAGCCGCGGCCGGAGAAGAAGAAGCCCCCGGAGGCGGCTCGGGCGGCCAGCAGCCCGCAGGTGAACGCGCTGGTGGCGcggctgccgctgctgctgccccgcATCCCGCCCCCGGAGCGGCCCCCGggccccggcgcggccccggcgcgccccgcgccgcccgtGCTGGTGCCGCGGCTGGGCGGCACCGTCAAGGTGGCGCTGCCGCTGCCCGTGGGCGCCGCGCTggccccgcccgccgccatCCCCGTGCTCAACGTGCTGCTGCCCGGCGTGGGGGTCCCCGCCGCAGAGACCCCCGGCGGCGGCGCCCGCgcgggaggggacagcgagggacaGCGCGGCAGGGCCACCAAGCGCGCCCTGGAGGGAGCGGGGGACGGCGCCGCGCACAAGAGGAGGCGCGGGAGGCCCCGCAAGAGGCCGGGGGACGCGGCGATGTCACCCGAGGACGCGGAGGTCCCCAGGGGGGAGGAGGGCGGGGACTCACCCCCCGGGGCGTCAcccggggctggcagtgccaccgtGCCCGCTGGGGACAGGGGCGTCGCTGGTGACGCTGCTGAGGATGCTGGGGACAGCATGGAGGTTGACAGTGACACGGTGACTGGTGGGGACAGCCCGGTCAGTGGCACTGCCAGTGTCCCCCTTAGTGACAGCTCGGTcggtggcagtgccacagtCCGCCTTGGGGACAATGGCACTGCCAGCATCCCCCTTAGTGACAGCCCAGTCAATGGCACTGCCAGTGTCCCCCTTAGTGACAGCTCAGTCAGTGTCAGTGTCAGCGTCCCCCTTAGTGACAGCTCGGTCAATGGCAGTGCTACTGTCCCCCTTGGGGACAATGGCACTGCCAGCATCCCCCTTAGTGACAGCCCAGTCAATGGCAATGCTACTGTCCCCCTTATTGACAGCTCGGTcagtggcagtgccagtgtCCCCGTTAGGGACAATGGCACTGCCAGCGTCCCCCTTAGTGACAGCTCGGTCAATGGCAATGCTACTGTCCCCCTTGGGGACAATGGCACTGCCAGCATCCCCCTTAGTGACAGCCCAGTCAATGGCAGTGCCACTGTACCACTTAGTGACAGCCCAGTCAATGGCAGTGCTACTGTCCCCCTTAGTGACAGCTCGGTCAGTGGCACTGCCAGTGTCCCCTTTGGGGACAATGGCAGTGCCACTGTACCACTTAGTGACAGCTTAGTCAATGGCAGTGCCACTGTCCCCCTTGGGGACAGTCTGGtcagtggcagtgccaccatcccCCTTAGTGACAGCCCAGTCAGTGGCAGTGGCACCACTCCCCTTGGGGACAACCTGGCTGGGGGCAGTGCCACCGCCGCCCTTGGGGACAACCTGGTCAGTGACAGCATCcctggtggtggcagtgccagtgtCCCCCTTGGGGACAGCTCAGTCAGTGTCAGTGCCACTGTCCcccccagggacagcccggTCAGTGTCAGTGCCACTGTCCCCCCTAGGGACAGCCCGGTCggtggcagtgccactgtcCCCCCTAGGGACAGCCCGGTCggtggcagtgccactgtcCCCCCTAGGGACAGCCCGGtcggtggcagtgccagcttcCCCAGTGGTGGCTCTcctggtggtggcagtgccaccatccctgTCAGCGACAAGccagtccctggcagtgccactgtccctgtcaaGGACAGCTCAGCCATGGCGAatgacactggggacaggcctgtcactggcactgccaccagccctgctgaggacagcccagcccgggccagtgacactggggacaggcctgtcactgccagtgccaccagccctgccagggacagcccagcccgggccagtgacactggggacaggcctgtcactgccagtgccaccagccctgctgaggacagcccagccagggccagtgacactggggacaggccagtcactggcagtgccaccagccctgccagggacagcccaaCCAGGGTCAGTGACATTGGGGACAGGCCAGtcactggcagtgccaccagccctgctgaggacagcccagcccgggccagtgacactggggacaggcctgtcactgccagtgccaccagccctgctgaggacagcccagccagggccagtgacactggggacaggccagtcactggcagtgccaccacagaAGACAGGCCTgtcaccagcagtgccaccgTCCCTGTCAGGGACAGCCCGTCCACCaccagtggcactgctggggacaggccGGTCACCAGGAGTgccaccattcccagcagggacagcccagctggtggcagtgccactgtccctgtcaaAGCCACTCCATCCAGGGGCAGTGCCACCATGGGGGACAAGCCAGTCAGTGgcagtgccactgtccctgtcagGGACAAGccagtccctggcagtgccactgtcccctgtAAGGACAgcccctccagggacagtggcactggggacaagCCGGACACTGgcagtgccactgtccccaggaaGGACATCCCTTCCAGGGacggtggcactggggacaggctggtTACTAGGGGAagtgccactgtccccacagctggtggcagtgccaccgaCCCTGTCAAGGAAGGTTCATGCAGGGGCAGTGCCAccactggggacagcctggctggTAGCAgtggcactgtccctgtccaggaCAGCTCACCCAGGGCCGGTGCCACCACAGGGGACAGGCCGGTCACCAGGagtgccactgtccctgtcaaggacagcccagctggtggcagtgccactgcaCCAGTCAAGGACAATCggggcaggggcagtgccacCACTGGGGACAGCTCATCCCGGGgcagtgccactgtccctgtcagGGACAGCTCACCCAGGGGCAGTGCCACCACTGGGGACAGCTCATCCCGGGGCAGTGCCACCGTCCCTGTCAGGGACAGCTCACCCAGGGGCAGTGCCACCACTGGGGACAGGCCGGTCACCAGGAGTgccaccattcccagcagggacagcccagctggtggcagtgccactgtccctgtcaaGGACAGCTCACCTAGGGCCAGTGCCACTGGGGACAGGCCAGccagtggcagtgccaccctccCTGTCAGGGACAGCCGGTCCAGGgccagtggcactgctggggacaggccGGTCACCAGGAGTGCCACCATTCCcaacagggacagcccagctggtggcagtgccactgtccctgtcaaGGACAAGCCTGTCACTGgcagtgccactgtccctgtcagGGACAGCTCATCCCAGGccagtgccactgtccccaggcaggaCAGCTCACCCAGGgccagtggcactgctggggacaggccGGTCACCAGGAGTGCCAGTGTGCCtgtcagggacagcccagctggtggcagtgccactgtccctgtcatGGCCACTCCATcccggggctgtgccaccactggGGACAGGCCAGTCAGTGGCAGTGCCACCGTCCCTGTCAGGGACAAGccagtccctggcagtgccactgtcCCTAGGAGGGACAGCTCACCGAGGGCCACTGGGTCTGGGGACAAACCGGTGGCTGGCAGTGGCACCGTCCCCATCAGGgacagctcctccaggagcagtgccaccactggggacaggctgagcaGGGGCAGTGGCGGTGTCCCCGTCTGGGACAGGTCACCCAGAGACAGTGGCAGCGGGGACAGGccaggcaggggcagtgccaccatccccatcagggacagtggcagtggggacaggccaggcaggagcaatgccactgtccctgtcagGGACAGGCCAGGCAGGGGTAGTGGCAGTGTCCCCGTCAGGGACAGGTCACCCAGAGAtagtggcactggggacaggccaggcaggggcagtgccaCCATCAGGGACAGGCTGGTCAGGGgcagtgccactgtccccatcagggacagctcagacggtggcagtgccactgtccctgtTAAGGACAGGTCAGCTGGAGccaggggcagcacaggggacaggtcAGTCAGGGgcagtgccactgtccctgGCAAGGACAGCTCAGccaggggcactgcaggggacaggccagtccctggcagtgccacccctggggacaggccgggcaggggcagtgccacCATCCCCGTTAAGGACAGCTCATCCAGGaccagtgacactggggacaggccaGTTAGTGGCAGGGCCATCATCCCTGTCAGGGACAGCGCAGCCAggggcagtgccacccctggggacagctcagtccttggcagtgccacccctggggacaggctgggcagggccagtgccactgtccccatcAGAGGCAGCCCAGCCAGAGGCAGTGTCACCCCTGGGGACAGATCGGTCAAGGGCAGTGCCACCGTCCCTGTCAGGGACAAGCCGGTGTCTGGCAATGCCACCATCGCTGTCAGGGACAGCTCACCCAGGGCCACTGCTGTTGGGGACAGGCCAGTGAGGAGCAGTGCCAccactggggacaggctgggcaggggcagtgccacCACTGGGGACAGGCCAGTGAGGAGCAGTGCCACCACTGGGGACAGGCCgggcagtggcagtgccaccactgGGGACAGGCCAGTGAGGAACAGTGCCACCACTGGGGACAGGCCaggcagtggcagtgccaccactggggacaggctgggcaggggcagtgccaccactggggacaggctgggcaggggcagtgccacCACTGGGGACAGGCCAGTGAGGAGCAGTGCCACCACTGGGGACAGGCCgggcagtggcagtgccaccatccctgTCAGGGACAGGTCACCCAGAGACAGTGGCAGCGGGGACAGGccaggcaggggcagtgccactgtccccatcAGGGACAGGTCACCCAGAGACAATGGCAGCGGGGACAGGccaggcaggggcagtgccaCCACTGGGGACAGGCCGGTCACTGGCAGCGGCAGTGTCCCCATCAGGGACAGGTCACCCAGGGCCAGTGGCAGTGGGGTCAGGCTGGTCAGGGACAGTGCCACCATGCCCATCAGGGACAGGTCACCCCGGGCCcctgacactggggacaggccaGGCAGCAGAAGTGccactgtccctgccagggacagcccggcTGGGGGCAGTGGCACGGTCAGGGACGTGCCAGTCTCTGgcagtgccactgtccccatcAGGGACGGGGATAGCCCGTCCAGGGgcactgccactgtccctgtTGAGGACAGGCCGGTCAGTGGTGGTGGCACCGTTGGGGACAGGCTGGTCACTGACAGTGGcacccctcctggcagggactgtccctccagggacagtggcactcctggggacaggccggtccctggcagtgccactgtcCCCGTCAGGGACAGCCTATCCAGGGGCACTGCCACCATCGTGGACATGCCCGTCACCGGCAGTGCCACCGTCCCTGTCGGTGACAGCCCGTTCTGGGCCCGTGGCACCGCTGGGGACAGCGcgggggctggcagtgccaccctccctgccagggactGCCCGTCCCGGGGCACGGCCACCATCGTGGACGCGCTGGTCACTCTGAGTGGCACTGTGATGGACAGGAGGATCCTGGGCAGTGTCACCGTCCCCGTCAgggccagcctggccaggggcaCTGCCACCATCGTGGACACGCCCGTCTTCGTCAGTGCCACCGTCCTCGTTGGGGACTCCATCCCCAGGGTCACAGCCACCATCGTGGAGTCCAGGGTGCCCGGCCATGCCATCCTCCCCCTCGGGGACACGCTGGCCTGTGgcagtgccactgtccctgtcagGGAGTGCCCGTCCGGGGACAGTGCCACCGTCCCTGGTGGGGActggccaggcagggacagtgccactgtccccatcAGGGAGTGCTCATCCAGGGACAGTGCCACCGACCCCGAGAGAGACgggccaggcagggacagtgccaccGACCCTGAGAGGGACgggccaggcagggacagtgccaccGACCCTGACAGGGACgggccaggcagggacagtgccactgtccccatcAGGGAATGCTCATCCAGGGACAGTGCCACTGTCCCTGACAGGGACgggccaggcagggacagtgccACTGTCCCTCTTGGGGCCGGGTCActgggtggcagtgccaccatccctgTCAGGGACTGCCCGTCCAGGGGCAGtggcagccttggggacaggcCCGTCCCTCCCGTCCGCGTCAGTGTCATCAGGGATGGCAGGACGGGCACCAGGGTGGCACcggaggccctggcacagcggGGCCACAGCCGAGCCGGGTCCCCCCCGGGGGACACGCAGGGACAGCCGTGCTCGGGGCACCGCGAGCGACAAACGAGGgcgggcacagggatggggtccCCTCCGTCACACCAgtaa